The Trichosurus vulpecula isolate mTriVul1 chromosome 3, mTriVul1.pri, whole genome shotgun sequence genome includes a window with the following:
- the SLC35F6 gene encoding solute carrier family 35 member F6, with the protein MAWTKYQLFLAGLMLITGSINTLSAKWADNFKTEGCGGSQAHSFQHPFLQAVGMFLGEFSCLAAFYLLQCRIWGRTESSVEHQQSFNALLFLPPALCDMTGTSIMYVALNMTSASSFQMLRGAVIIFTGLLSVAFLGRKLLPSQWVGIFATIVGLVVVGLADLTSKHEDQHKVSDVITGDLLIIMAQVIVSIQMVLEEKFVYKHNVHPLRAVGTEGFFGFVILALLLVPMYYIPAGAFSGNPRGVLEDALDAFCQLGRQPLIIVALLGNISSIAFFNFAGISVTKEMSATTRMVLDSLRTVVIWAFSLALGWETFHPLQILGFFILLVGTALYNGLHQPLLARLPWCQPPAEDRERESLLGGNHTPINENS; encoded by the exons atGGGCTGACAACTTTAAGACTGAGGGCTGTGGAGGAAGCCAGGCCCACAGCTTCCAGCATCCTTTCCTCCAG GCAGTAGGCATGTTCCTGGGGGAGTTTTCCTGCCTAGCAGCCTTCTACTTACTTCAGTGCAGAATTTGGGGGCGCACAGAATCTAGTGTGGAACACCAGCAGTCCTTCAATGCACTGCTTTTCCTGCCTCCTGCCCTCTGTGACATGACTGGGACCAGCATTATGTATGTGG CCCTGAACATGACTAGTGCCTCCAGCTTCCAGATGCTTCGTGGGGCTGTGATCATCTTCACGGGTCTTCTTTCCGTGGCTTTCCTGGGAAGAAAGCTGCTGCCAAGCCAGTGGGTGGGCATCTTTGCCACGATCGTGGGCTTGGTAGTTGTGGGTCTGGCTGACCTCACGAGCAAGCATGAAGATCAACACAAGGTCAGCGATGTGATCACAG GAGATCTGCTGATCATCATGGCACAAGTGATTGTCTCCATCCAAATGGTGCTGGAGGAAAAATTTGTCTACAAACACAACGTGCACCCGCTTCGGGCAGTGGGTACTGAAG GGTTCTTTGGCTTTGTGATCCTCGCTTTGCTGCTGGTGCCCATGTACTACATCCCTGCCGGCGCCTTCAGTGGGAACCCCCGGGGCGTGCTAGAAGATGCATTGGATGCCTTCTGCCAGCTGGGAAGGCAGCCACTGATCATCGTGGCACTGTTGGGCAACATTAGCAGCATTGCTTTCTTCAACTTCGCTGGCATCAGCGTCACCAAGGAGATGAGTGCCACCACCCGCATGGTACTGGACAGCCTCCGTACTGTGGTCATCTGGGCCTTCAGCCTGGCACTGGGCTGGGAGACTTTTCACCCACTGCAGATCCTAGGTTTCTTCATCCTCCTGGTGGGCACAGCTCTCTACAATGGGCTGCACCAGCCCCTGCTGGCCCGTCTGCCCTGGTGTCAGCCCCCAGCTGAGGATCGTGAGCGGGAAAGCCTGCTTGGGGGCAACCATACTCCCATTAATGAGAACAGCTGA